Proteins from one Planctomyces sp. SH-PL62 genomic window:
- a CDS encoding DUF5009 domain-containing protein — protein sequence MESVDVLRGLTILLMVFVNDLGPAAPGWLRHIEPPGADGMTTADVVFPWFLFLVGVSIPLAFERAFARGASLAREVGHILVRSASLILLGVISYNSDADRTLGSPTWQFLAFVAVLLAWTAPPREPGPRRTTFLALKAIGVVGLLALLAIYRRRPADTSLLFFGPVEGWWWLQTGWWGILGLIGWAYLTVALLTLWLGKRREWLAGALGVLILLHLAMNRGGLFGRVESKTWLGLARSLLASLESAVDAIASYVDLGGATGSLAAVVMAGCLLGSILRRDSDVATPRARAGWTLTFALGLFVAGLVADTFEGINKIAATPTWCLWTAALAALLWLALYLVVDVAGRRAWTVVVRPAGVNPLIAFFLHPIITDGLSLAGWRDAVLGYQDSASPGVVVAGSLGMALSVCALTGLLARLGLRVRL from the coding sequence GTGGAGTCGGTCGACGTGCTCCGGGGGCTGACGATCCTCCTGATGGTCTTCGTCAATGACCTGGGCCCCGCCGCCCCCGGCTGGCTGCGCCACATCGAGCCGCCGGGCGCCGACGGGATGACGACGGCCGACGTGGTCTTCCCCTGGTTCCTGTTCCTCGTCGGCGTCTCCATCCCGCTGGCCTTCGAGCGGGCCTTCGCGCGCGGGGCGAGCCTCGCTCGCGAGGTCGGGCACATCCTCGTGCGGTCGGCCAGCCTGATCCTCCTGGGGGTGATCTCGTACAACAGCGACGCCGACCGGACGCTAGGCTCGCCGACGTGGCAGTTCCTGGCGTTCGTCGCCGTCCTCCTCGCGTGGACGGCCCCCCCTCGCGAGCCCGGGCCGCGACGGACGACGTTCCTCGCGCTCAAGGCGATCGGCGTCGTAGGGCTGCTGGCCCTGCTGGCGATCTATCGTCGCCGGCCGGCTGACACGTCGTTGCTGTTCTTCGGCCCGGTCGAGGGCTGGTGGTGGCTTCAGACGGGCTGGTGGGGCATCCTCGGCCTGATCGGCTGGGCCTACCTGACGGTCGCGCTGCTGACCCTCTGGCTCGGCAAGCGTCGCGAATGGCTGGCGGGGGCGCTCGGCGTCCTGATCCTGCTCCACCTGGCGATGAATCGCGGGGGCCTGTTCGGGCGCGTCGAAAGCAAGACGTGGCTCGGCCTGGCGCGTTCGCTGCTGGCTTCTCTGGAATCGGCCGTCGACGCGATCGCCTCGTACGTCGACCTGGGCGGGGCGACGGGCTCGCTGGCGGCGGTGGTCATGGCCGGCTGCCTGCTGGGCTCGATCCTGCGCCGGGATTCCGACGTGGCGACGCCCCGCGCGCGGGCCGGGTGGACGCTGACGTTCGCGCTCGGCCTGTTCGTCGCGGGGCTCGTCGCCGACACGTTCGAGGGGATCAACAAGATCGCCGCGACGCCGACGTGGTGCCTCTGGACGGCGGCCCTGGCGGCCTTGCTCTGGCTGGCGCTCTACCTCGTCGTCGACGTCGCGGGCCGTCGCGCCTGGACGGTCGTCGTCCGCCCGGCGGGCGTCAACCCCTTGATCGCCTTCTTCCTCCACCCCATCATCACAGATGGCCTGTCCCTCGCCGGTTGGCGCGACGCCGTGCTCGGCTACCAGGACTCGGCGAGCCCCGGCGTCGTCGTCGCCGGCTCGCTCGGCATGGCCCTCTCCGTCTGCGCCCTCACGGGCCTGCTCGCGAGGCTCGGCCTCCGGGTGCGGCTCTGA
- a CDS encoding ADP-ribosylglycohydrolase family protein — MRTFLVVGLALSTFALAAPLRADESPKERRISREAYRDKMKGGWIGQMAGVGIGGPTEFRWQGTIVPADQVPAWTPETINQFDQDDIYVEMTFLKTLQTHGLDATTRQAGIDFANSKYPLWHANDAGRKRLREGIAPPDSGHPAFNDHADDIDYQIEADFSGLIAPGLPNTAIRLGETFGRLMNYGDGLYGGQFVGAMYAEAFFEDDPEKIVLAGLAAIPKESQYAECVADVIRWHKEHPDDWEAAWKKIDDKYQKNPAYRRFSCSKNEKEPYKFNIDAKLNGAYIVMGLLYGQGDPEKTIVVSTRCGQDSDCNPSNAAGVLFTAIGASKLPAAYTSALDTKTKFNSTDYAFPDVLAVCDDLAAQAVARAGGRVEKSADGTETFVIPVETPRPSALESCWEPGPGAESRFTAEEKAQIRETNK, encoded by the coding sequence ATGAGAACCTTCCTCGTCGTCGGCCTGGCGCTCTCGACGTTCGCCCTCGCCGCGCCGCTGCGGGCCGACGAGTCGCCCAAGGAGCGGCGGATCTCACGCGAGGCTTATCGCGACAAGATGAAGGGGGGCTGGATCGGCCAGATGGCCGGCGTGGGGATCGGCGGGCCGACGGAGTTCCGCTGGCAAGGGACGATCGTCCCGGCGGACCAGGTGCCGGCCTGGACGCCCGAGACGATCAACCAGTTCGACCAGGACGACATCTACGTCGAGATGACGTTCCTCAAGACGTTGCAGACCCACGGGCTCGACGCCACCACGCGGCAGGCCGGGATCGACTTCGCCAACAGCAAGTACCCGCTCTGGCACGCCAACGACGCCGGCCGCAAGCGGCTCCGCGAGGGGATCGCCCCGCCCGACAGCGGCCACCCCGCGTTCAACGACCACGCCGACGACATCGACTACCAGATCGAGGCCGACTTCTCCGGCCTCATCGCCCCGGGACTCCCCAACACCGCCATCCGACTGGGCGAGACCTTCGGCCGGCTCATGAACTACGGCGACGGCCTGTACGGCGGCCAGTTCGTCGGCGCCATGTACGCCGAGGCCTTCTTCGAGGACGACCCCGAGAAGATCGTCCTCGCCGGCCTCGCCGCCATCCCCAAGGAGAGCCAGTACGCGGAATGCGTCGCCGACGTGATCCGCTGGCACAAGGAGCATCCCGACGACTGGGAGGCCGCCTGGAAGAAGATCGACGACAAGTACCAGAAGAACCCGGCCTACCGCCGCTTCTCGTGCAGCAAGAACGAGAAGGAGCCGTACAAGTTCAACATCGACGCCAAGCTCAACGGCGCGTACATCGTCATGGGCCTGCTCTACGGCCAGGGCGACCCCGAGAAGACCATCGTCGTCTCCACCCGCTGCGGGCAGGACTCCGACTGCAACCCCTCGAACGCCGCCGGCGTCCTCTTCACCGCCATCGGGGCGTCGAAGCTCCCCGCCGCGTACACCAGCGCCCTCGACACGAAGACCAAGTTCAACTCGACCGACTACGCCTTCCCGGACGTCCTCGCCGTCTGCGACGACCTCGCGGCGCAGGCCGTGGCCAGGGCCGGCGGCCGGGTCGAGAAATCGGCCGACGGGACCGAGACGTTCGTGATCCCCGTCGAGACCCCCCGCCCCTCCGCGCTCGAATCCTGCTGGGAACCCGGCCCCGGGGCCGAGAGCCGCTTCACCGCCGAGGAGAAGGCCCAGATCCGGGAGACGAACAAGTGA
- a CDS encoding sialate O-acetylesterase → MRTLSRSLLLAVATVGLAASAHAQGPRRAQPQPQPVITMRADGIVQSPAPHQVFQRDANGTAEIPVALDAAVKDAKNVRALVSGGFSPFPVSPPFVDGKLVGVPTGGPYTITVQYEQGNAVQSVPVGPVYVGDLWVLAGQSNMEGVGDLVDVTPPDPRVSALGMDGKWGQAAEPLHWLVDSPDPVHSGDPANRAERSAQQHKTRTKGAGLGLPFAVEMVRATGVPIGLVTAAHGGTSMQQWDPARKGEGGNSLYGSMLRQVQLAGGRVKGVLWYQGESDSSPEGSQIFERVFADFVAAVRNDLGQADLPFYYVQIGRFVTEGDPAGWNRVQEAQRVLPDRLANTAVVSVIDLELDDGIHVGTQGLKRAGARLAKIAQRQLFGQIGASTPTFDRVAVGPNGTLEVKFRGVNLGVSPGVATVAADGTIRQNAASAAASGLQPETHIAGFSIRKGDGSPIPMIFEARVGRSRDSVVLKLTKPVPPGSFLWYGHGYDPYANLTDGADMAVPVFGPIALDPVTQPAAPVAAAPAPAPKPEEKKAEAASVKALIITGDEVGAHDWKATHEALKKILADGGKIAVDVTTTPNKDLTDENLAKYDVLVLNYRDTDKGAPETKWSDANKEAFLKAVRDGGKGLVSYHFSSSAFTSPNWEEYEKALGGWRKQGFHGPPHAFKVKKTDAEHPVSAGLPAEFDHVVDELYQNSMLPEGAVVLATAYSDPEKPKGTGKDEPVIWVNQYGKGRVFSCVLGHDVAALNDPHVAPWLRRGTIWAATGKVE, encoded by the coding sequence ATGCGGACCTTGTCTCGAAGCCTCCTCCTCGCCGTCGCGACGGTCGGCCTCGCCGCCTCGGCGCACGCGCAGGGGCCCCGGAGGGCCCAGCCCCAGCCCCAGCCCGTCATTACGATGCGGGCCGACGGGATCGTCCAGTCGCCGGCCCCGCACCAGGTCTTCCAGCGCGACGCCAACGGCACGGCCGAGATCCCCGTCGCGCTCGACGCGGCCGTGAAGGACGCCAAGAACGTCCGGGCCCTGGTCTCCGGGGGCTTCTCGCCGTTCCCGGTCTCGCCCCCGTTCGTCGACGGCAAGCTCGTCGGCGTGCCGACCGGCGGCCCCTACACGATCACCGTGCAGTACGAGCAGGGGAACGCCGTGCAGTCGGTCCCGGTCGGCCCGGTGTACGTCGGCGACCTCTGGGTGCTGGCGGGGCAGTCGAACATGGAAGGCGTCGGCGACCTGGTCGACGTCACGCCGCCCGACCCGAGGGTCTCCGCCCTTGGCATGGACGGCAAGTGGGGCCAGGCGGCCGAGCCGCTCCACTGGCTCGTCGACTCGCCCGACCCGGTCCACTCCGGCGACCCCGCCAACCGCGCCGAGCGCTCGGCCCAGCAGCACAAGACGCGCACCAAGGGCGCCGGCCTGGGGCTGCCGTTCGCCGTCGAGATGGTGCGGGCCACGGGCGTCCCGATCGGCCTGGTGACCGCCGCGCACGGCGGCACGAGCATGCAGCAGTGGGACCCCGCCAGGAAGGGCGAGGGGGGGAACAGCCTTTACGGCTCCATGCTCCGGCAGGTCCAGCTCGCCGGCGGCCGGGTCAAGGGGGTCCTCTGGTATCAGGGCGAGAGCGACTCCTCGCCCGAAGGCTCGCAGATCTTCGAACGCGTCTTCGCCGACTTCGTCGCGGCCGTCCGCAACGATCTCGGACAGGCCGACCTGCCGTTCTACTACGTCCAGATCGGCCGGTTCGTCACCGAGGGCGACCCCGCCGGCTGGAACCGCGTGCAGGAGGCCCAGCGCGTCCTCCCCGACCGGCTGGCGAACACGGCCGTCGTCTCGGTCATCGACCTGGAGCTGGACGACGGGATCCACGTCGGAACCCAGGGCCTGAAGCGCGCCGGCGCCCGGCTGGCGAAGATCGCCCAGCGCCAGCTTTTCGGCCAGATCGGCGCGTCGACGCCGACCTTCGACCGCGTGGCCGTCGGACCGAACGGCACCCTGGAGGTCAAGTTCCGCGGCGTCAATCTCGGCGTCTCCCCGGGCGTCGCGACAGTGGCGGCGGATGGGACCATTCGCCAGAATGCGGCCTCGGCGGCGGCCAGCGGGCTCCAGCCCGAGACCCACATCGCCGGCTTCTCGATCCGCAAGGGAGACGGCTCGCCGATCCCCATGATCTTCGAGGCCCGCGTCGGCCGTAGCCGAGACTCCGTCGTCCTGAAGCTCACCAAGCCCGTCCCGCCCGGCTCGTTCCTGTGGTACGGCCACGGCTACGACCCCTACGCCAACCTGACCGACGGCGCCGACATGGCCGTCCCCGTCTTCGGCCCGATCGCCCTCGATCCCGTCACCCAGCCCGCCGCGCCGGTCGCGGCGGCCCCGGCCCCCGCGCCCAAGCCCGAGGAGAAGAAGGCCGAGGCCGCGTCGGTGAAGGCCCTGATCATCACCGGCGACGAGGTGGGCGCCCACGACTGGAAGGCGACCCACGAGGCCCTCAAGAAGATCCTCGCCGACGGGGGGAAGATCGCCGTCGACGTGACCACCACCCCGAACAAGGACCTGACCGACGAGAACCTGGCGAAGTACGACGTGCTGGTCCTCAACTATCGCGACACCGACAAGGGGGCCCCGGAGACGAAGTGGTCCGACGCCAACAAGGAAGCGTTCCTGAAGGCCGTGCGCGACGGCGGCAAGGGGCTCGTCTCCTACCACTTCTCGTCGAGCGCCTTCACCTCGCCGAACTGGGAGGAGTATGAGAAGGCCCTCGGCGGCTGGCGGAAGCAGGGCTTCCACGGCCCTCCCCACGCCTTCAAGGTGAAGAAGACCGACGCCGAGCACCCGGTCTCCGCCGGCCTCCCCGCCGAGTTCGACCACGTCGTCGACGAGCTGTACCAGAACAGCATGCTCCCCGAAGGCGCCGTGGTCCTCGCCACCGCCTACTCCGACCCCGAGAAGCCCAAGGGGACCGGCAAGGACGAGCCCGTGATCTGGGTCAACCAGTACGGCAAGGGCCGGGTCTTCTCGTGCGTCCTCGGCCACGACGTCGCCGCCCTCAACGACCCCCACGTCGCCCCCTGGCTCCGCCGCGGCACCATCTGGGCCGCGACGGGCAAGGTGGAGTGA
- a CDS encoding AtpZ/AtpI family protein: MPRRGDEDDRDDDVDDALDEDDGDETAPCPYCGNPIHEESERCPYCNTYISREDAPYVRKPWWIIVGVIAGLYAVYRWVAF, translated from the coding sequence ATGCCACGTCGGGGCGACGAGGACGACCGGGACGACGACGTGGACGACGCCCTCGACGAGGACGACGGCGACGAGACCGCGCCGTGCCCGTACTGCGGCAACCCGATCCACGAGGAATCGGAGCGGTGCCCGTATTGCAACACCTACATCTCGCGCGAGGACGCGCCGTACGTCCGCAAGCCCTGGTGGATCATCGTCGGCGTGATCGCGGGCCTCTACGCCGTCTATCGCTGGGTCGCCTTCTGA
- the hisD gene encoding histidinol dehydrogenase has protein sequence METWLKRGGDQAEATATDARVRETVERILDDVARRGDAAVRELSVKFDGWDRDDYRLSPAEIDACLAQLSRREIEDVEFAQAQVRNFAQAQREALRDVEVETLPGVVLGHKNIPVGSAGCYVPGGKYPMLASAHMSVVTAKVAGVPRVVTCAPPYQGKPAAAIVAAQHLAGADAIYCLGGVQAVAAMALGTESIAAVDILVGPGNAFVAEAKRQLFGRVGIDLLAGPTETLVIADETVDAELCATDLLGQAEHGPDSPAILLTTSEKLARETIAEVERLLKILPTAAVARQAWDRQGAVCVAESDEAMVRIADQIASEHVQVMTRDPDYFLRNMRNYGALFLGPRTNVAFGDKVIGTNHTLPTRKAARYTGGLWVGKFLKTCTYQRILTDEAAALVGGYCSRLCALEGFVGHAEQANIRVRRYGGREVPYGGVVPADEAGPV, from the coding sequence GTGGAGACGTGGCTGAAGCGAGGGGGGGATCAGGCGGAGGCGACGGCGACCGACGCCCGGGTCCGCGAGACGGTCGAGCGCATCCTGGACGACGTGGCCCGGCGCGGCGACGCGGCGGTGCGCGAGCTTTCCGTCAAGTTCGACGGCTGGGACCGCGACGACTACCGCCTCTCGCCCGCCGAGATCGACGCCTGCCTGGCCCAGCTCAGCCGACGCGAAATCGAGGACGTGGAGTTCGCCCAGGCGCAGGTGCGGAACTTCGCCCAGGCCCAGCGCGAGGCCCTGCGCGACGTGGAGGTGGAGACTCTGCCGGGGGTCGTCCTCGGCCACAAGAACATCCCGGTCGGCTCGGCGGGCTGCTACGTCCCCGGCGGGAAGTACCCGATGCTGGCCTCGGCCCACATGTCGGTCGTCACGGCCAAGGTCGCGGGCGTGCCCCGGGTCGTCACCTGCGCCCCGCCGTATCAGGGGAAGCCCGCCGCGGCGATCGTCGCGGCGCAGCACCTGGCGGGGGCGGACGCGATCTACTGCCTGGGGGGCGTCCAGGCCGTCGCCGCGATGGCCCTGGGGACCGAGTCGATCGCGGCGGTCGACATCCTGGTCGGCCCCGGCAACGCCTTCGTCGCCGAGGCCAAGCGGCAACTCTTCGGACGCGTCGGCATCGACCTCCTCGCCGGCCCCACCGAGACCCTCGTCATCGCCGACGAGACCGTCGACGCCGAACTCTGCGCGACCGACCTGCTGGGCCAGGCCGAGCACGGGCCCGATTCCCCGGCGATCCTGCTGACGACCTCGGAGAAGCTGGCGCGCGAGACGATCGCCGAGGTCGAACGGCTCCTGAAGATCCTCCCCACGGCGGCCGTCGCCCGCCAGGCCTGGGACCGCCAGGGCGCGGTCTGCGTCGCGGAGAGCGACGAGGCGATGGTCCGGATCGCCGACCAGATCGCCTCGGAGCACGTCCAGGTCATGACCCGGGACCCGGACTACTTCCTCCGGAACATGCGCAATTACGGGGCGCTCTTCCTCGGCCCTCGCACCAACGTGGCGTTCGGCGACAAGGTGATCGGCACCAACCACACCCTCCCCACGAGGAAGGCCGCGCGGTACACCGGCGGGCTCTGGGTGGGCAAGTTCCTCAAAACCTGCACGTATCAGCGCATCCTCACCGACGAGGCCGCGGCGCTCGTCGGCGGCTACTGCTCGCGGCTCTGCGCCCTGGAAGGGTTCGTCGGCCACGCCGAGCAGGCCAACATCCGCGTCCGTCGCTACGGCGGACGCGAAGTCCCCTACGGCGGCGTCGTCCCGGCCGACGAGGCCGGGCCCGTTTGA
- a CDS encoding protoglobin family protein: MKNIDERRLESDIEYRFAYVADYIGFGDDDVRAIHEAAPLTLPLVPKIVDAAYEAFHRYDATWRHFLSRQQGKPDFGAALERRLKELTPDQAMVKTRKHSLGRYFHRLMTEPYDAAMIQYMDAMGRIHKAESHRSRLDIPLVHMNAFLGQVTDAVTGLIHGLELDPKRELALVRAYTKVMWLQNDLVARHYLRLAES; encoded by the coding sequence GTGAAGAACATCGACGAACGGCGTCTGGAATCGGACATCGAGTACCGCTTCGCCTACGTCGCCGACTACATCGGGTTCGGCGACGACGACGTGCGGGCGATCCACGAAGCCGCCCCCTTGACCCTCCCGCTGGTCCCGAAGATCGTCGACGCCGCCTATGAGGCGTTCCACCGCTACGACGCCACCTGGCGGCACTTCCTCTCCCGGCAGCAGGGGAAGCCGGACTTCGGGGCCGCGCTGGAACGGCGGCTGAAGGAGCTGACCCCCGACCAGGCGATGGTCAAGACCCGCAAGCATTCGCTGGGGCGTTATTTCCACCGGCTGATGACCGAGCCATACGACGCGGCGATGATCCAGTACATGGACGCGATGGGCCGGATCCACAAAGCGGAATCCCACCGATCCCGGCTCGACATCCCCCTCGTCCACATGAACGCTTTTCTGGGCCAGGTGACCGACGCCGTCACCGGCCTGATCCACGGCCTGGAGCTTGACCCGAAGCGCGAGCTGGCCCTGGTCCGGGCCTACACGAAAGTCATGTGGCTCCAAAACGATCTGGTCGCCCGCCACTACCTCCGCCTGGCCGAGTCCTGA
- a CDS encoding putative sugar nucleotidyl transferase yields the protein MRLCLAEDLAAADLEPLTLTRPVYDLWLGCSSLGEKIARAFGIGPGPNRRGALIRNHLAEVQRRREPHVVFNDRDWLARGPLVVAKGRWVPPENFEPPGGGPWIGLCDGRPACAWVGPDDLLDLESNNVDAWFDRVLARYSGDEIGGEWIDRPWDLVAANARHLERDFARDRRPAVTNRQLATLALVGPSDRLRLHESARIDPYTVFDVTNGPIVVGPGVWVQPFTRVEGPCYIGPDSQLFRANIRGAVSIGPSCRIGGEVESTIIQGFSNKYHEGFLGHAYVGEWVNLGAITSNSDLRNDYGEVMVPLQGDPIPTGQAKVGCFIGDHTRTGMGSMLNTGTSIGVMCNVLPAGLLLPKHVPSFTAVMYGRVAPGFALDDVFATARIVASRRGRTFDDADERLYRTLFEQTRLERERAFQRSNQPLRDSWPVLQSHSG from the coding sequence ATGCGTCTTTGCCTGGCCGAGGATCTTGCGGCGGCCGATCTTGAACCTTTGACGTTGACCCGGCCGGTCTACGACCTGTGGCTGGGTTGTTCCTCGCTGGGCGAGAAGATCGCCCGGGCGTTCGGAATCGGCCCCGGCCCGAATCGGCGGGGGGCCCTGATCCGCAATCACCTGGCGGAAGTCCAGCGCCGCCGCGAGCCGCACGTCGTCTTCAACGACCGCGACTGGCTGGCCCGGGGCCCGCTGGTGGTCGCGAAGGGTCGCTGGGTCCCCCCCGAGAACTTCGAGCCCCCCGGGGGAGGCCCCTGGATCGGCCTCTGCGACGGTCGCCCGGCCTGCGCCTGGGTCGGGCCCGACGACCTCCTCGACCTGGAGTCGAACAACGTCGACGCCTGGTTCGACCGGGTCCTGGCCCGCTACTCCGGCGACGAGATCGGCGGCGAGTGGATCGACCGGCCGTGGGACCTCGTCGCGGCCAACGCCCGGCACCTGGAGCGCGACTTCGCCCGCGACCGCCGCCCGGCCGTGACCAACCGCCAGCTCGCCACCCTGGCCTTGGTCGGCCCGTCGGACCGCCTCCGCCTGCACGAGTCGGCCCGGATCGACCCCTACACGGTCTTCGACGTCACCAACGGCCCGATCGTCGTCGGCCCCGGCGTCTGGGTCCAGCCGTTCACGCGGGTCGAGGGCCCCTGCTACATCGGCCCCGATTCGCAACTCTTCCGCGCCAACATCCGGGGCGCCGTCTCCATCGGCCCCAGCTGCCGGATCGGCGGCGAGGTCGAGTCGACGATCATCCAGGGGTTCTCGAACAAGTACCACGAGGGCTTCCTCGGCCACGCCTACGTCGGCGAGTGGGTCAACCTGGGGGCGATCACCTCCAACAGCGACCTGCGCAACGATTACGGCGAGGTGATGGTCCCGCTCCAGGGCGACCCGATCCCCACCGGCCAGGCGAAGGTCGGCTGCTTCATCGGCGACCACACCCGCACCGGCATGGGCTCGATGCTCAACACCGGGACCTCCATCGGCGTGATGTGCAACGTGCTGCCGGCGGGGCTGCTCCTCCCCAAGCACGTCCCCTCGTTCACCGCCGTGATGTACGGCCGCGTCGCCCCCGGCTTCGCCCTCGACGACGTCTTCGCCACCGCCCGGATCGTCGCCAGCCGTCGCGGCCGGACGTTCGACGACGCCGACGAGCGGCTCTACCGCACCCTCTTCGAACAGACCCGTCTCGAACGCGAACGCGCCTTCCAGCGCTCCAACCAACCCCTCCGCGACTCCTGGCCCGTCCTCCAGTCCCACAGCGGCTGA
- a CDS encoding DMT family transporter, whose product MSTSAFPAEQGTGIMEARPERAPTDDHARREADASANPTTATEPPPLNAARTPDVRAYVYLGIMIVLGSTTSPLAQVAVRQLPIGLVPLLRFGSAGLCLLPFLGGLGPVRELIRRDWRRLALVAACCVPINQFFFLTAAKLGTNAHVGLFYATVPLVVWILAWGLGHEPLDLARLGGILISITGVLVIGLGNILGADAAASPAQAHAVMVADLLLIGAVISWGAYVALSRPLIVRHGALPTLAGTFLVGCLLQVPISVLTAPGWGLQLRQASTTAWVCLGILALVMTPINLALQNLSLRRLDASQVATFSNVAPVLTVVWGVWLFGEALSPALVVGGLLTLAGVFWTSRPAPRRAPAVAPVATPAPCVAN is encoded by the coding sequence ATGAGCACGTCAGCCTTCCCGGCGGAGCAGGGGACGGGAATCATGGAAGCCCGGCCGGAACGAGCCCCCACGGACGACCACGCCCGCCGCGAGGCCGACGCGAGCGCGAACCCGACGACGGCGACCGAGCCGCCGCCCCTGAACGCCGCCAGGACGCCCGACGTCCGGGCTTACGTCTACCTGGGCATCATGATCGTGCTGGGCTCGACGACGTCCCCGCTGGCCCAGGTGGCGGTCCGGCAGTTGCCGATCGGCCTGGTGCCGCTCCTGCGGTTCGGGTCGGCGGGGCTCTGCCTGCTGCCGTTCCTGGGGGGATTGGGTCCGGTCCGCGAGCTGATCCGGCGCGACTGGCGTCGGCTGGCCCTGGTCGCGGCCTGCTGCGTGCCGATCAACCAGTTCTTCTTCCTGACCGCCGCCAAGCTCGGCACCAACGCGCACGTCGGCCTGTTCTACGCGACGGTGCCGCTGGTCGTCTGGATCCTCGCCTGGGGCCTGGGCCATGAGCCGCTCGACCTGGCTCGGCTGGGGGGCATCCTCATCAGCATCACCGGCGTCCTGGTGATCGGCCTGGGGAACATCCTGGGCGCCGACGCCGCCGCGAGCCCCGCGCAGGCGCATGCGGTCATGGTCGCCGACCTGCTGCTGATCGGCGCGGTGATTTCCTGGGGGGCGTACGTCGCGCTGAGTCGGCCGCTGATCGTCCGCCACGGGGCGCTGCCGACCCTCGCCGGGACGTTCCTCGTGGGGTGTCTGCTCCAGGTCCCGATCTCGGTGCTGACGGCCCCGGGGTGGGGTTTGCAGCTCCGGCAGGCCTCGACGACCGCGTGGGTCTGCCTGGGAATCCTGGCCCTGGTGATGACGCCGATCAACCTGGCGTTGCAGAATCTGTCGCTGCGTCGGCTGGACGCCAGCCAGGTCGCGACGTTCAGCAACGTCGCCCCGGTGCTCACGGTGGTCTGGGGCGTCTGGCTGTTCGGCGAAGCCCTCTCCCCGGCGCTCGTCGTCGGTGGCCTGTTGACGCTCGCCGGCGTCTTCTGGACCAGCCGCCCCGCGCCGAGGCGGGCCCCGGCGGTCGCGCCGGTCGCCACCCCCGCCCCCTGCGTGGCGAACTGA
- a CDS encoding deoxyhypusine synthase family protein: MKMLEFVLKNYKNFNARATKDATLAYWRHVEAGGKMFWAVAGAMSSAQLGITLAPAIRAGLIHGLSVTGANLEESLFRLVAHHGYKDFPEYRYFSKEDDTRILDDRMRRVTDTSIPEDEAFRAVEKFIVPMWKEAAAKGERRFWHEYFYDLVTTIGEDVYQGDPEECWLLAAARARLPIVVPGYEDSTFGNIFASHVKLGECDARVAKSGIEYMADFYDRYRELSASAGGAGVGFFQIGGGIAGDFPICVVPSIKYDLEEPAEPWAYFCQISDSTTSYGSYSGATPNEKITWDKLTAETPMFVIESDATIVAPIILSALLECRENPAEANRLIAASTAQG, translated from the coding sequence ATGAAGATGCTGGAATTCGTGCTCAAGAACTACAAGAACTTCAACGCGCGGGCCACCAAGGACGCGACCCTCGCCTACTGGCGGCACGTCGAGGCGGGCGGGAAGATGTTCTGGGCGGTCGCCGGCGCCATGTCCTCGGCGCAGCTCGGGATCACGCTGGCGCCGGCCATCCGCGCCGGGCTGATCCACGGGCTGTCGGTCACCGGGGCCAACCTGGAGGAATCGCTCTTCCGGCTGGTCGCCCACCACGGCTACAAGGACTTCCCCGAGTACCGCTACTTCTCCAAGGAAGACGACACCCGGATCCTCGACGACCGGATGCGCCGCGTGACCGACACGAGCATCCCGGAGGACGAGGCGTTCCGGGCCGTCGAGAAGTTCATCGTCCCGATGTGGAAGGAGGCCGCCGCGAAGGGGGAGCGGAGGTTCTGGCACGAGTACTTCTACGACCTGGTGACGACCATCGGCGAGGACGTGTACCAGGGCGACCCGGAGGAGTGCTGGCTGCTCGCCGCCGCCCGCGCCCGGCTGCCGATCGTCGTCCCCGGCTATGAAGACTCCACCTTCGGCAACATCTTCGCCTCCCACGTCAAGCTGGGCGAGTGCGACGCGCGGGTCGCCAAGTCGGGCATCGAATACATGGCCGACTTCTACGACCGCTACCGCGAACTCTCCGCAAGCGCCGGAGGCGCGGGGGTCGGCTTCTTCCAGATCGGCGGCGGCATCGCCGGCGACTTCCCCATCTGCGTCGTGCCGTCCATCAAGTACGACCTGGAGGAGCCCGCGGAGCCCTGGGCTTACTTCTGCCAGATCTCCGACTCGACGACCTCCTACGGCTCGTACTCCGGCGCGACGCCCAACGAGAAGATCACCTGGGACAAGCTGACCGCCGAAACCCCCATGTTCGTGATCGAGTCCGACGCCACCATCGTCGCCCCGATCATCCTCTCCGCCCTGCTGGAATGCCGCGAGAACCCGGCCGAGGCCAACCGGCTCATCGCCGCCTCGACGGCCCAGGGCTGA
- a CDS encoding DMT family transporter: MAWLVLFVAGLFEVGWAVCLKSAQGFTRPWPTIGFGVFMFASVYLLGLSLRSLPLGTAYTVWTGIGAVGAVAFGIVVWGEPADVRRLVCIGLIITGITGLKLVTPH, from the coding sequence GCCTTTTCGAGGTCGGTTGGGCCGTCTGCCTGAAGTCCGCCCAGGGATTCACGCGTCCCTGGCCCACCATCGGCTTCGGCGTCTTCATGTTCGCCAGCGTCTACCTGCTGGGCCTGTCCCTCCGGTCGCTCCCCCTCGGCACGGCCTACACGGTCTGGACGGGGATCGGGGCGGTGGGCGCCGTCGCGTTCGGGATCGTCGTCTGGGGCGAGCCCGCGGACGTCCGACGGCTGGTCTGCATCGGGCTGATCATCACCGGGATCACGGGCTTGAAGCTCGTGACGCCGCACTAG